The Manihot esculenta cultivar AM560-2 chromosome 8, M.esculenta_v8, whole genome shotgun sequence genomic interval tgttTCTTGTTCTCAAATTCTTCTTCTTGGCTTTTTATGGGGAAAACTGGGGGCGTTCTTGAAGCTGTTCCCACTACTTCTGTGCCAAACTCAGCTGAGTTGAAGAAGGAACTGCAGAGGCTCGTGAATGCAATTCTTGATGAGGAAGATTTTAGCCTGGAGATTACTGACGAGGCTATCAGGTTATTGACTGCTTTGAAGGAACTGAAATTTGAGAAATCATCGGATTCTTTGAAGCTGGTGGATGATACGGTTCTTCCTGATGAATTTAAATGTCCCATTTCTAGAAAACTAATGGCTGACCCTGTCGTCTTGGCTACTGGGCAGGTTAGAGATCGCATTTGCTGTTCAACTTTCCGTTTAATTTCTGGtttcctttttgtttcttttgagGGTGTACTTATTTTCTTTGTTCCTTCCCCAAGATTGCCTGTGAAATTACATGCATAAATTTCACTTTATTGGGGGATTTCGGTTCAAGGGTTTTACGTCAAATTTGGTATGTGATCTTCTGTTGAATGTTTTGCCATGCATTTAAAATAGATTTTAAGAATTCTGCTCGCGTGAATTCTGGTTCTGCTTCATAATTTGATTTCTGGGTTATTGTGATACTGGAGTTTATTATCATACCTTCTTCCTCGCTTAATTCTGCAAGAATCAAGGTtcttgaattaaaatattaaaattcttaatattttagaaaaaataaaaataaaattattaaaatattagaaaaattattaaatcccTTTCCCTCTCCTAGTTACTCTTTTGCTCTTTGTGTTTGTATTGAATTTCTTCatttttatgtaatacccgCAGTAGGAATCAAGAACTCACATTCAATTTCAGAAACCTGAATTCTTGAGAAAGTGGGGCTTTAAGCAAAGAATTTCGTAGGTGAAGAATCCAGTTGATAATTAAGCATAATTTGAGATTAGGAGGAAAGAAAATTCCTGCTTGGAATATTCAAATAGCCTGGATATTTATGTTGGACACTTTCACAAATGTTTTCTATGTTGGAGATGATGTATTGTAGTCAGACGAATAATCTACATTTTAGATAGCAGCCTCACAAATAAGGATAAGAAATTGATGCTCATTGATTTTGGGTGCTAATATTCTGGCGCTTTAATGATGATAATCTAATTTGTTTTGCCAATTTATACGTGATAAATGACCTTCAAAACTAGGATGAGGAATTTAGTCTTCATCAATTATGGAGCACTGAGATTTATGTTCCCTTTTTCTGTCCACCTGATGATTCTTTACGCTTGAATTCTTTCGATGTGATAGCTGGTTCCATTCTTTTCTATGACTTGAAGACTCATTGTGTGTTATTCATTTTTGTTCTTCCTCAAATGTGTCTTGATGTGCAGACTTATGATCGGCCATCTATCCTGCAATGGCTAAGTACTGGGCACCAGACATGTCCTCGAACTCAGCAAGTCCTCTCCCATACTGTGCTTACCCCTAATCACTTGGTGCGAGAAATAATTACACGCTGGTGCAAGAAGCATGGACTTGAGCTCCCCAAGCCTTTCGGGTATAGTGATGACAATTTTGTTGCTTATGCAGATGGAGACCACTTGAATTCACTGCTTGAAAAGATGTGTTCTTCACTTTCTGATCAAAAAGAAGCTGCAAGAGAGCTTCGCCTGCTAACTAGAACGATGCCATCAGTTCGGGCCCTTTTTGGTGAGTCCAGTGATGCCATTCCCAAATTACTCTGTCCACTATCGTTAGGCAGAGTGGATTCTCACGCTGATCTCCAAGAGGATTTGATTACAACAATTTTGAACCTCTCTATTCATGATAATAACAAGCAACTAGTTGCTGAAAATCCACTTGCCATTCCTCTGCTTATTGAATCTCTGAAATCAGGAACTATAGAAACAAGAAGTAATGCTGCAGCAGCTCTATTTACCCTATCAGGTCCTGATTCAAACAAGATTTCTATTGGGAAAGCAGGTGCTCTAAAACCTCTGATTGATCTTTTAGAGGAAGGGCATAC includes:
- the LOC110620089 gene encoding U-box domain-containing protein 9, which translates into the protein MGKTGGVLEAVPTTSVPNSAELKKELQRLVNAILDEEDFSLEITDEAIRLLTALKELKFEKSSDSLKLVDDTVLPDEFKCPISRKLMADPVVLATGQTYDRPSILQWLSTGHQTCPRTQQVLSHTVLTPNHLVREIITRWCKKHGLELPKPFGYSDDNFVAYADGDHLNSLLEKMCSSLSDQKEAARELRLLTRTMPSVRALFGESSDAIPKLLCPLSLGRVDSHADLQEDLITTILNLSIHDNNKQLVAENPLAIPLLIESLKSGTIETRSNAAAALFTLSGPDSNKISIGKAGALKPLIDLLEEGHTLAMKDAASAIFNLCIILENKGRAVHEGAVRVILKKIMDGILVDELLAILAMLATHQKAVEDMKELGAVGCLLSIIREGPSERNKENCAAILYTICLNDRTTCREIRDEENANHTISKLAENGTSRARRKANGILERLDRAALLLHTA